Proteins from one Candida orthopsilosis Co 90-125, chromosome 2 draft sequence genomic window:
- a CDS encoding histone H2B translates to MAPKAEKKPASKAPAKKKPAAKKTSSSAEGGKKRTKARKETYSSYIYKVLKQTHPDTGISQKAMSIMNSFVNDIFERIASEASKLAAYNKKSTISAREIQTAVRLILPGELAKHAVSEGTRAVTKYSSASN, encoded by the coding sequence ATGGCACCAAAAGCAGAAAAGAAACCAGCTTCAAAAGCTCCAGCTAAAAAGAAACCAGCCGCTAAAAAGACCTCTTCATCAGCCGAAGGTGGAAAAAAGAGAACTAAAGCTAGAAAGGAGACTTATTCATCATATATTTACAAAGTTTTAAAACAAACTCATCCAGACACTGGTATTTCCCAAAAAGCCATGTCAATTATGAACTCATTTGTTAATGACATTTTCGAAAGAATTGCTTCTGAAGCTTCTAAATTGGCTGCCTACAATAAGAAATCAACTATTTCTGCTAGAGAAATTCAAACTGCTGTTAGATTGATCTTGCCAGGTGAATTAGCTAAACATGCTGTTTCTGAAGGTACCAGAGCTGTTACCAAATACTCATCAGCTTCAAACTAG
- a CDS encoding Ctk2 protein (S. cerevisiae homolog CTK2 has role positive regulation of RNA elongation, positive regulation of transcription from RNA polymerase I promoter, positive regulation of translational fidelity, protein phosphorylation) encodes MSKEATPGTLDNGKSPSAPGTASTTTSITQVSRPFFTLQELSYLHSQTIPSTLKLQYAGTKQQIYQFLNQVVKILKYPIRVLATTMNYYQRFYLFNKFDVATSSMQIENSPYTIAISCLFLASKVEDCIKKLKDIQQVCNKLRDINENTLVESNGSGVPFIDLQRRIILNTEFKLLQITKFDFNLGNNPSFAINVDDLLIQFCKNLGINYKISMLCWLINYDIIQTPLSLVVPPHSIALAIIIIALSLNPKEMNLQHHEIGEDDEQEITKIKKILSELDCNDFQCPEVLVNEAILYILDYYTHQYDNSILQDYLPPIDQVTGKNQIFKFLDLKQKFNDVEILNEKSCNFKLNEKDGYLQNWDYGVATKGLVRFMLSNKRSRFNNEQETKENKEQDGKRQKLAEY; translated from the coding sequence ATGTCCAAGGAAGCTACACCAGGGACTCTAGATAATGGTAAGTCGCCATCGGCACCAGGTACAGCATCAACGACAACTTCAATAACCCAAGTCTCGCGCCCATTTTTCACGCTACAAGAGCTATCCTATTTGCATAGTCAAACCATACCATCTACGTTGAAACTACAATATGCCGGTACTAAGCAACAAATatatcaattcttgaaccAAGTTGtcaaaatattgaaatacCCCATTCGAGTtttagcaacaacaatgaattACTATCAACGGTTTTACTTGTTTAATAAGTTCGATGTGGCAACTCTGTCAAtgcaaattgaaaattcaCCGTACACTATAGCCATAAGTTGTTTATTCCTTGCAAGTAAAGTTGAGGACTGCATTAAGAAACTAAAAgatattcaacaagtttgTAATAAATTGAGGGATATAAATGAAAATACATTGGTTGAAAGTAATGGATCTGGTGTACCTTTCATTGATTTGCAACGTAGAATAATCTTGAATACCGAGTTTAAATTGTTACAAATTActaaatttgatttcaatctAGGGAATAATCCAAGTTTTGCCAttaatgttgatgatttacttatacaattttgtaaaaactTGGGtataaattacaaaatctCGATGCTTTGTTGGTTGATTAATTACGATATTATACAAACTCCATTAAGTTTGGTGGTTCCGCCTCATTCTATTGCTTTGGCTATAATAATCATTGCCTTGAGCCTAAACCCCAAAGAAATGAATTTACAACAtcatgaaattggtgaagatgatgaacaagaaattACAAAGATTAAGAAAATCCTAAGTGAATTGGATTGTAATGATTTCCAATGTCCAGAAGTCTTGGTAAATGAAGCCATACTTTACATATTGGACTATTATACGCATCAGTATGATAATAGTATTTTGCAAGATTACTTACcaccaattgatcaagttaCTGgtaaaaatcaaattttcaaatttttggaCCTAAAGCAAAAGTtcaatgatgttgaaatcttgaatgaaaaaagctgtaatttcaaattgaatgaaaaagatggttatttacaaaattggGACTATGGAGTAGCTACAAAGGGATTGGTGAGATTTATGTTGAGTAATAAGAGATCAAGATTTAATAATGAACAAGAAACGAAAGAGAATAAGGAACAAGATGGGAAGAGACAGAAGCTTGCTGAATATTAG
- a CDS encoding Vps66 protein (S. cerevisiae homolog VPS66 has role in protein targeting to vacuole and localizes to cytoplasm): MEKFSNWRDKATGISPFMPIPFPSSYQNKGNTNYNTTKFNKIIYQTVLFFTKLPIFLTKLPFFIIASILYTLTGFHIFLRFVFTFLFGFASIEYAVDGIKSSQVEKLRSYRPKRGDLVIANYSSPLDGYIIASIAQSTNIVLLVPDKSGDLYQYTPWTLIDHCINQIRGTPVEDVSKFKDKTVVLFLEGTTSNNSALLPFIKLNPKYTWDEFNSVKSVVLKLYPGYFTLPIPNCSSLYYFYQLCTDFGKKYVKVKIYQFDNGESAIGKLDLPKIRRSFELNSLNSINQDLSIDAKARFIDYYFTNSK; the protein is encoded by the coding sequence ATGGAgaagttttcaaattggagaGATAAAGCAACTGGTATATCACCATTTATGCCAATTCCATTCCCCAGTTCATATCAAAACAAGGGAAACACCAACTACAACAcaaccaaattcaataaaatcatATACCAGACAGTCCTATTCTTTACAAAATTACCCATTTTCTTGACAAAGTTGccatttttcatcattgcTTCAATACTATACACCTTAACTGGATTTCACATATTTTTGAGATTTGTATTCACCTTCTTATTTGGATTTGCTTCAATTGAGTATGCCGTTGATGGAATCAAATCTTCACAAGTGGAAAAATTACGAAGCTATAGACCTAAGCGTGGAGATTTGGTGATTGCTAATTACTCTTCTCCTTTGGATGGATACATTATTGCTTCAATAGCTCAGTCTACCAATATCGTTCTTCTTGTGCCTGATAAACTGGGTGATTTGTATCAATATACACCATGGACTTTAATCGATCATTGTATCAACCAAATTCGTGGAACTCCAGTTGAAGATGTATCAAAGTTTAAAGATAAGACAGTGGTGTTGTTCTTGGAAGGTACcacatcaaacaattcGGCATTGCTACCATTTATCAAGTTGAACCCCAAATATACCTGGGATGAATTTAATAGTGTTAAATCAGTagtgttgaaattgtatcCGGGATATTTCACATTGCCTATCCCTAATTGCTCAAGTTTGTATtatttttatcaattatGTACTGACTTTGGCAAGAAATATGTTAAGGTCaagatttatcaatttgataacGGTGAAAGTGCTATCGGGAAGTTGGATTTACCTAAGATTAGACGTTCATTTGAATTAAATTCTTTAAATCTGATCAACCAGGATTTGAGTATTGATGCGAAAGCTAGATTTATTGATTATTATTTTACTAATAGTAAATAA
- a CDS encoding U2 snRNP protein, which yields MNKIKQINQINQKELASNTTSYKSSWHYEYRDTNYIFISNIPHSIKPHDLVIIFSQYGIPTHLNLVKNHETGGHRGFAFLKYANFKSCILAIDNFNGIKIGDRMLHVDHSYYKLRRGEKEDDYLIDYDGVRRQMEENSQREEKNVKLIENGEESEPKAIEYKFKSEEKNESKGDENDDFIDPMQNVEKTGDQKVGNDEEDDEFVDPMQQFITEPKKESREKKHKSHRSSRHRSHRSHKPRDKSPSYRTDRDRSPTREKKRKEEPRSENE from the coding sequence atgaacaagatcaaacaaataaaccaaataaatcaaaaggAATTAGCATCAAACACAACATCATACAAATCATCATGGCATTACGAATATCGAGATACAAATTACATATTCATCAGTAACATCCCCCATTCAATCAAACCTCATGACTTGgtcatcatcttcagtcAATACGGTATACCCACACACTTAAACCTAGTCAAGAATCATGAGACTGGTGGCCATCGTGGATTTGCATTTTTAAAATATGCCAATTTTAAAAGTTGTATATTGgcaattgataatttcaatgGAATTAAGATTGGTGATCGAATGTTGCACGTTGATCATAGTTATTATAAATTAAGACGAGGTGAGAAGGAGGATGATTACTTGATTGATTATGATGGAGTGAGGAGACAGATGGAAGAAAACAGCCAAAGGGAAGAGAAGAATGTCAAGTTGATTGAGAATGGTGAAGAATCTGAACCAAAAGCTATAGAGTACAAGTTCAAGtcagaagaaaaaaatgaGTCCAAAGGTGATGAAAACGATGACTTTATTGATCCAATGCAAAATGTTGAGAAGACAGGTGATCAAAAAGTAGgtaatgatgaagaagatgatgagtttgttgatcCTATGCAGCAATTTATAACTGAACCAAAAAAGGAATCAAGGGAAAAGAAACACAAGTCACATAGAAGTAGTAGACATAGATCACATCGATCACACAAGCCAAGGGACAAGTCACCATCATATAGAACAGATAGAGATCGAAGTCCAACACGAGAAAAGAAGCGAAAAGAGGAACCAAGATCTGAAAATGAATAG
- a CDS encoding Mad2 protein (protein required for the spindle assembly checkpoint of the cell cycle): MSASKLALKGSSKIVSDYFEFAINSILFQRGIYPAEDFITVRKYDLPMVINNDDDVKNYISNIMQQLKKWIYGKKITKLIVVIVSTSTGESIERWEFNIETKDDDDDNNNSTVDNEEKAGKKSKEEIQKEIRAIIRQVTSSVSYLPILRDDEYTFNVLVYTDKDTNVPIQWCDTNGDGRVLEGENVDEIDFASFSTDKHKVKTSVSYKYE, from the coding sequence ATGTCAGCATCTAAACTAGCGTTGAAAGGTTCATCCAAGATAGTGTCCGACTACTTTGAATTCGCCATAAACAGCATTCTTTTCCAACGAGGCATATACCCAGCCGAAGATTTCATCACGGTACGAAAATATGATTTACCTATGGTTATAAATAATGACGACGATGTGAAAAACTACATCAGTAATATCATGcagcaattgaagaaatggatCTACGGTAAAAAGATAACCAAGTTAATTGTCGTTATTGTTTCGACTAGTACTGGTGAAAGTATAGAACGATGGGAATTCAATATCGAAActaaagatgatgatgacgacaacaacaatagcaCCGTCGATAATGAGGAAAAAGCGGGAAAGAAAAGCAAAGAAGAGATTCAGAAGGAAATAAGAGCAATAATACGTCAAGTAACTTCGTCAGTGAGTTATTTGCCCATTTTAAgagatgatgaatatacATTCAATGTATTGGTGTATACCGATAAAGATACAAATGTACCTATACAATGGTGTGATACTAATGGTGATGGAAGGGTATTGGAAGGCGAAAACGTTGATGAGATAGATTTTGCCAGTTTTAGCACCGATAAGCATAAAGTAAAGACTTCAGTCAGTTACAAATATGAATAG
- a CDS encoding Hta2 histone H2A: MSGGKGKAGSSEKASTSRSAKAGLTFPVGRVHRLLRKGNYAQRIGSGAPVYLTSVLEYLAAEILELAGNAARDNKKSRIIPRHLQLAIRNDEELNKLLGHVTIAQGGVLPNIHQSLLPAKKTKGGASQEL; encoded by the coding sequence atgtcaGGAGGTAAAGGAAAAGCCGGTTCAAGTGAAAAAGCTTCAACTTCAAGATCAGCCAAGGCTGGATTAACTTTCCCAGTCGGTAGAGTTCACAGATTATTGAGAAAGGGAAACTATGCTCAAAGAATTGGTTCAGGTGCTCCAGTTTACTTGACCTCAGTTTTGGAATATTTAGCTGctgaaattttggaattggcTGGTAACGCTGCTAGAGACAACAAGAAGTCAAGAATCATCCCAAGACATTTACAATTGGCCATCagaaatgatgaagaattgaacaaattgttgGGCCATGTTACTATTGCTCAAGGTGGTGTCTTGCCAAACATTCACCAATCTTTGTTGCCAGCTAAGAAGACTAAGGGTGGTGCTTCTCAAGAATTATAA
- a CDS encoding Erb1 protein (protein with a predicted role in ribosomal large subunit biogenesis), whose protein sequence is MREESHSPFFFSPSSPISIRTLTYHYQHSLNMARSRGNSKSVPTPKKEELVSKKRKQDVEEEAETSSDEEFKVEGLIDQESDDEEEEEEEEEESNSEDRDDNNEDGEPNGALEEDEEEEEVDDDISEASRSDFDSEEELNKLLGDEEDPSDYSSVEFSDEPQDDLSDVNLKNLTVKDPSAQEIKTKYSDGRLRIIKPEIEPVYDSDDSDAENFNTIGNIPISAYDEMPHIGYDINGKRIMRPAKGSALDQLLESIDLPQGWTGLLDQNTGSSLKLTDEELELIRKIQQQENTDENINPYEPLIDWFTKDQEVMPLTAVPEPKRRFVPSKHEAKRVMKIVRAIREGRILTPEKAKEQREKEDDELNFDLWADETEVPDHIMNLRAPKLPPPTNDESYNPPEEYLLTEEERAQWENEDSIDRERNFIPQKYKSLRQVPGYQDSVRERFERSLDLYLAPRLRKNKLNIDPESLIPELPSPKDLRPFPIRCSTIYEGHTGKIRTVAVNPQGIWLATGSDDGSVRIWEVLTGRQVFKAQIINKEHNGEDHIESIEWHPDSDTGILAICAGENIYLLVPPIFGFDIENTGKLRIESGWGYDTFGNKKQDMKVGVEGDDADADDAATIATKKDVAKWINPTTTQQSQSIAAIIQCRRTVKKISWHRKGDYFVTVSPDSKNTAVLIHQLSKHLSQSPFKKTKGVIMDAKFHPFKPHLFVASQRTIKIYDLSQQNLIKKLMPGVRLLSTIDIHPRGDNLLAGSYDKRVLWHDLDLSATPYKTLRYHEKAVRTIKYHKGNLPLFASASDDGSIHVFHGTVYDDLMTNPLLVPLKKLTGHKVINQIGILDIAWHPKEAWLFSAGADGTARLWTT, encoded by the coding sequence ATGAGAGAAGAGTCTCATCTgccattttttttttcaccaTCTTCACCCATTTCAATACGAACTTTAACCTACCACTACCAGCATTCATTGAACATGGCCAGGTCTAGGGGTAATTCCAAACTGGTTCCAACACCAAAGAAGGAAGAGCtagtttcaaaaaagagaaaacaagatgttgaagaagaagcagaGACAAGTtcagatgaagaatttaaagttgaaggattgattgatcaagaaagtgatgatgaagaagaagaggaagaagaagaggaagaatCAAATTCCGAAGATAGGGATGATAATAACGAAGATGGTGAACCAAATGGAGCATTagaagaagacgaagaagaggaggaagtAGACGACGACATCAGTGAAGCAAGTCGATCAGATTTTGATTCTGAGGAAGAACTCAACAAACTTCTTGGAGACGAAGAAGATCCAAGTGATTATAGCTCAGTAGAGTTTTCAGATGAACCACAAGATGATTTATCCGAtgtcaatttgaaaaatttaactGTTAAAGATCCATCAGCTCAAGAAATCAAGACCAAATATTCTGATGGTAGATTGAGAATAATTAAACCAGAAATTGAACCTGTCTATGACAGTGACGACAGTGATGCTGAAAACTTCAATACTATTGGTAATATCCCCATTTCAGCCTATGATGAAATGCCTCATATTGGTTACGATATCAATGGTAAGAGAATTATGAGACCTGCTAAAGGGTCTGCATTGGATCAATTATTGGAAAGTATCGATTTACCACAAGGATGGACTGGGTTATTAGATCAAAACACTGGTAGCTCTCTAAAACTTACcgatgaagaattggaattgattcGTAagattcaacaacaagaaaacaCTGATGAGAACATTAACCCATATGAGccattgattgattggttCACCAAAGATCAAGAAGTGATGCCATTAACAGCAGTGCCTGAACCCAAGAGAAGATTTGTTCCATCAAAACATGAAGCTAAACGAGTAATGAAAATAGTACGCGCCATTCGTGAAGGAAGAATCTTGACACCAGAAAAGGCCAAGGAACAAcgtgaaaaagaagatgatgaattaaaCTTTGATCTTTGGGCCGATGAGACCGAAGTTCCAGATCATATTATGAATTTGAGAGCACCGAAgttaccaccaccaacaaacGATGAAAGTTATAATCCACCAGAAGAGTATCTCTTAACTGAAGAAGAACGTGCTCAATGGGAAAAtgaagattcaattgatcgTGAACGCAACTTCATTCCTCAGAAATACAAATCCCTTAGACAGGTTCCTGGATATCAAGATAGTGTTCGTGAACGATTTGAACGATCATTGGATTTATACCTTGCTCCAAGATTGcgtaaaaataaattgaatattgatCCTGAAAGTTTGATTCCGGAATTACCATCACCAAAGGATTTACGTCCATTCCCTATACGTTGTTCAACTATATATGAAGGTCACACAGGCAAGATTAGAACTGTTGCTGTCAACCCACAAGGTATTTGGTTAGCTACCGGATCAGACGATGGAAGTGTTAGAATATGGGAAGTATTGACTGGAAGGCAAGTTTTTAAAGCACAGATTATCAACAAGGAACATAATGGTGAAGATCATATTGAAAGTATTGAATGGCATCCTGATTCAGATACTGGTATATTGGCAATTTGTGCTGGTGAAAATATCTATCTTTTGGTACCCCCTATTTTCGGATTTGATATCGAAAATACTGGTAAATTGAGAATTGAAAGTGGTTGGGGTTATGATACATTTGGAAATAAGAAACAAGATATGAaagttggtgttgaagGAGATGACGCAGATGCTGACGATGCAGCAACTATTGCTACTAAAAAAGATGTGGCTAAATGGATCAACCCCACAACTACACAACAATCCCAATCAATTGCAGCGATTATTCAATGTCGTAGAACCGTCAAGAAAATCTCATGGCATAGGAAAGGTGATTACTTTGTTACCGTTTCACCCGATAGTAAAAACACTGCTGTTTTAATCCATCAATTGTCAAAACACTTGTCCCAATCACCATTTAAAAAGACCAAGGGGGTTATAATGGATGCAAAATTCCACCCTTTCAAACCACACTTATTCGTTGCATCTCAACGTACCATCAAGATCTACGATTTGtcacaacaaaatttaatCAAGAAATTAATGCCTGGTGTTCGATTATTATCGACAATTGATATCCACCCCCGTGGTGATAACTTGTTAGCTGGGTCTTACGATAAACGTGTTCTTTGGCATGATTTAGATCTTAGTGCTACTCCATACAAGACTCTTAGATATCATGAGAAAGCCGTACGAACAATCAAATACCACAAGGGTAATTTGCCCCTTTTTGCATCGGCTTCTGACGATGGAAGTATACATGTTTTCCATGGTACTGTATATGACGATTTAATGACGAATCCATTATTGGttccattgaaaaaattgacgGGTCATAAAGTGattaatcaaattggtATATTGGATATTGCTTGGCATCCAAAAGAAGCTTGGTTGTTTAGTGCTGGTGCTGATGGCACTGCTCGTTTATGGACAACATAA
- a CDS encoding Por1 mitochondrial outer membrane porin: protein MAPAAYSDLTKASNDLLNKDFYHLSTAAVDVKTVAPNGVAFTVKGKTAKDDTIAASVDAKHVDKATGLTLTQGWNNANVLSTKIELSELLTPGLKGELDTSIVPNGPRNAKLNFFYQQSAVNARLFFDLLKGPIATADLVVAHDGFTAGAELGYDISSAKVNKYSVGVGYSNLTYNLAATATSNLSVFSAAYYHRVSPLVEVGAKTTWDSVKSSNVNVEFATKYALDGSAFIKAKIADSGLTALSYTQTLRPGVKLGLGASFDALKLAEPVHKLGFSLSFTA, encoded by the coding sequence ATGGCTCCAGCTGCTTACTCCGATTTAACTAAAGCTTCCAAcgatttgttgaacaagGATTTCTACCACTTGTCAActgctgctgttgatgtCAAAACAGTTGCTCCAAATGGTGTTGCTTTCACCGTTAAAGGTAAAACTGCTAAAGATGATACCATTGCTGCTTCCGTTGACGCTAAACACGTTGATAAAGCTACTGGTTTAACTTTAACCCAAGGTTGGAACAATGCAAATGTCTTGTCCACCAAGATTGAATTATCTGAATTGTTGACTCCTGGCTTAAAGGGTGAATTGGACACTTCGATTGTTCCAAATGGTCCAAGAAATGCCaaattaaactttttctACCAACAATCAGCTGTTAATGCCAGATTATTTTTTGACTTGTTGAAAGGTCCAATTGCTACTGctgatttggttgttgCTCATGATGGTTTCACTGCTGGTGCCGAATTGGGTTACGATATCTCTAGTGCCAAGGTTAACAAATACTctgttggtgttggttaCTCCAACTTGACTTACAACTTGGCTGCTACTGCCACCTCAAACTTGTCAGTCTTTTCAGCTGCTTACTATCACAGAGTCTCACCATTGGTTGAAGTTGGTGCCAAGACTACTTGGGACTCagttaaatcatcaaatgtcaatgttgaatttgccACTAAATACGCTTTGGATGGATCTGCTTTCATTAAAGCCAAGATTGCTGACTCTGGTTTGACTGCTTTGTCTTATACTCAAACTTTGAGACCAGGTGTCAAATTGGGTTTGGGTGCTTCTTTCGatgctttgaaattggctGAACCAGTCCACAAATTAGGTTTCTCCTTGTCATTCACTGCTTAA